In Curtobacterium sp. MCPF17_002, one genomic interval encodes:
- a CDS encoding glycosyltransferase produces MRILVWHVHGGWMDAFVRGPHEYLIPTTPARDAWGLGRGGRAWPDTAIEIAPADVADAEVDVVVLQRTEELEEARRLLGGRDVPMVFVEHNAPRVDVPNSLHPLRDRDDLLIAHVTHWNALMWDCGSTRTTVVEHGVVDPGPLYTGTLERLGVVINEPVRRNRVVGTDLLPRFAEVAPVDVWGMGTEHLPELGFGDRVAALGDVPADPMHAALAERRAYVHPNRWTSLGLSLIEAMHMAMPVLVLATTDAARTVPDGAGAIATDVEDLIRASRTLLEDPEEARRRGAVAREAALARHALGRFTADWDDLLDDAVSRGARANRAATAALEGSLR; encoded by the coding sequence ATGCGGATCCTCGTGTGGCACGTGCACGGCGGCTGGATGGACGCCTTCGTCCGCGGCCCGCACGAGTACCTCATCCCGACGACCCCGGCGCGCGACGCCTGGGGGCTCGGCCGCGGCGGCCGGGCCTGGCCGGACACGGCGATCGAGATCGCCCCGGCCGACGTGGCCGACGCCGAGGTCGATGTCGTCGTGCTCCAGCGCACCGAGGAACTCGAGGAGGCCCGCCGTCTGCTCGGCGGTCGCGACGTCCCGATGGTCTTCGTCGAGCACAACGCGCCGCGGGTCGACGTGCCGAACAGCCTGCACCCGCTCCGCGACCGCGACGACCTGCTGATCGCGCACGTCACGCACTGGAACGCCCTGATGTGGGACTGCGGCTCCACCCGGACCACGGTGGTCGAGCACGGCGTGGTCGATCCCGGTCCGCTGTACACGGGAACGCTCGAGCGCCTCGGTGTGGTGATCAACGAGCCCGTCCGCCGGAACCGCGTCGTCGGGACGGACCTGCTCCCCCGCTTCGCCGAGGTCGCACCCGTCGACGTCTGGGGCATGGGCACCGAGCACCTGCCGGAGCTCGGCTTCGGCGACCGGGTCGCCGCCCTCGGTGACGTCCCCGCGGACCCGATGCACGCCGCACTCGCCGAACGGCGGGCGTACGTGCACCCGAACCGGTGGACCTCGCTCGGCCTCTCGCTCATCGAGGCGATGCACATGGCGATGCCGGTGCTCGTCCTCGCGACGACCGACGCCGCCCGCACCGTGCCGGACGGTGCCGGCGCGATCGCGACGGACGTCGAGGACCTGATCCGCGCCTCCAGGACGCTGCTGGAGGACCCCGAGGAGGCGAGACGACGGGGTGCCGTGGCCCGGGAGGCCGCGCTCGCGCGGCACGCGCTCGGTCGGTTCACGGCCGACTGGGACGACCTGCTCGACGACGCCGTCTCGCGTGGTGCGCGAGCGAACCGTGCGGCGACAGCCGCACTGGAAGGGAGCCTGCGATGA
- a CDS encoding HAD-IIIA family hydrolase produces the protein MALAPDRTVRGLLFDRDDTLVIDVPYNADPHRVVPVPGAHRAVERARAAGLLLGVVTNQSVIGKGMATREQVDATNARVDELVGPFDVWCVCPHDADDGCDCRKPRPGMVLEAAERLGLSPEELVVIGDIGTDVDAALAAGAQGVLVPTPRTRPEEVEAAPTVAGSLDEAVGLVLEHTAAVRS, from the coding sequence ATGGCTCTCGCTCCCGACCGCACCGTCCGCGGTCTCCTCTTCGACCGTGACGACACCCTCGTCATCGACGTCCCGTACAACGCCGACCCGCACCGCGTGGTGCCGGTCCCCGGGGCGCACCGTGCGGTCGAACGGGCGCGGGCGGCGGGACTCCTCCTCGGCGTGGTGACGAACCAGTCCGTCATCGGGAAGGGCATGGCGACCCGCGAACAGGTCGACGCCACGAACGCGCGGGTCGACGAGCTCGTCGGTCCGTTCGACGTCTGGTGCGTCTGCCCGCACGACGCCGACGACGGCTGCGACTGCCGGAAGCCCCGGCCCGGCATGGTGCTCGAGGCGGCGGAGCGGCTCGGGCTGTCCCCGGAGGAGCTCGTCGTGATCGGGGACATCGGGACCGACGTCGATGCTGCGCTCGCCGCGGGCGCGCAGGGGGTCCTCGTGCCGACCCCGCGCACCCGACCCGAGGAGGTCGAGGCCGCCCCGACGGTCGCCGGGTCGCTCGACGAGGCGGTCGGGCTCGTGCTGGAGCACACCGCCGCGGTGCGGTCGTGA
- a CDS encoding glycosyltransferase family 9 protein, whose translation MTAAPAGADGPGVGAAPGAAAAPAAPGAAAAPAAPARPRVLVVRLDSFGDVLVTGPAVRAVAAGASHVTMLCGPQGSPAADLLPGVDRVRVWAAPWVTETARPVDDALLAEFRALVAEERPDEAVVLTSFHQSPLPVALLLRLAGVARVSGASVDHPGSLLDVRLRPGEDLPEDIPEPERALRIVEAAGFRLPPEDAGRLVVRHDAVLPPAVAALTAPNGPGGAAGPGGTAGRYVVVHPGASVPARSWPESHHRALVAAYAERGIPVVVTGSPGEAALTAAVAGNTGIDLGGRTTPAELAAVLAGAEVVVVGNTGPAHLAAAVGASIVSLFSPVVPAVKWAPYAPDPERPPLVEVLGDQWAPCRSSRARECPVPGHPCLSTVRVEDVLAAHERLLDRASRMERRSLRSTPEGAA comes from the coding sequence GTGACGGCGGCACCCGCGGGCGCTGACGGCCCCGGCGTCGGCGCGGCGCCGGGTGCCGCTGCGGCACCCGCGGCGCCCGGTGCCGCTGCGGCACCCGCGGCGCCCGCCCGCCCCCGCGTCCTCGTCGTCCGGCTCGACTCGTTCGGCGACGTCCTCGTCACCGGCCCCGCCGTCCGCGCGGTCGCCGCCGGCGCCTCGCACGTCACGATGCTGTGCGGGCCGCAGGGCTCCCCCGCCGCCGACCTCCTGCCCGGCGTCGACCGCGTCCGGGTCTGGGCCGCGCCGTGGGTCACGGAGACCGCCCGACCCGTCGACGACGCCCTGCTCGCCGAGTTCCGGGCGCTCGTCGCCGAGGAGCGCCCCGACGAGGCCGTCGTGCTCACCTCGTTCCACCAGTCACCGCTGCCGGTCGCGCTGCTCCTGCGCCTCGCCGGCGTCGCCCGGGTGTCCGGTGCGAGCGTCGACCACCCGGGCTCCCTGCTCGACGTCCGGTTGCGCCCCGGCGAGGACCTGCCGGAGGACATCCCCGAACCCGAGCGCGCGCTGCGGATCGTCGAGGCGGCCGGGTTCCGGCTGCCGCCGGAGGATGCCGGGAGGCTCGTGGTGCGTCACGACGCCGTCCTGCCTCCGGCCGTGGCCGCCCTCACCGCCCCGAACGGTCCGGGCGGGGCTGCCGGTCCGGGCGGGACAGCCGGCCGGTACGTGGTCGTGCACCCCGGCGCGAGCGTCCCGGCACGGTCCTGGCCGGAGTCGCACCACCGCGCGCTGGTCGCCGCCTACGCCGAGCGCGGGATCCCGGTGGTCGTCACCGGCTCGCCCGGCGAAGCGGCGCTGACGGCGGCGGTCGCGGGCAACACCGGCATCGACCTCGGCGGACGCACCACACCCGCCGAGCTCGCCGCCGTGCTGGCGGGCGCCGAGGTGGTCGTGGTCGGCAACACCGGTCCGGCGCACCTCGCGGCCGCGGTGGGTGCGTCGATCGTCAGCCTGTTCTCCCCCGTCGTCCCCGCCGTGAAGTGGGCGCCGTACGCCCCGGACCCGGAGCGGCCGCCGCTCGTCGAGGTGCTCGGCGACCAGTGGGCCCCGTGCCGGTCGAGCCGTGCCCGCGAGTGCCCGGTGCCTGGGCACCCGTGCCTGTCCACCGTGCGCGTCGAGGACGTCCTCGCGGCCCACGAACGGCTGCTCGACCGCGCATCCCGGATGGAACGGAGAAGTCTGCGGAGCACCCCAGAAGGCGCTGCGTAG